A genomic region of Miscanthus floridulus cultivar M001 chromosome 3, ASM1932011v1, whole genome shotgun sequence contains the following coding sequences:
- the LOC136545380 gene encoding uncharacterized protein, with translation MATASGSSASHGFPKRLRPGLPLIPCGKCRDEMKIVMEYRVKKEGPNKDRIFYKCPDRNWDGSGRCSGFYWEEEYVELVQKYLAQQADTAANEAVIQPKKPKDVAQSGDLSVLVEIGREILVLLKYEPSLDV, from the exons atggcaactgcttccgggtcctcggcctctcatgggtttccaaagcgacttaggccgggccttcctctcattccatgcggcaagtgtcgtgatgagatgaagattgtgatggagtaccgagtgaagaaggagggtcccaacaaggatcgtatcttctacaagtgtccggatcgcaat tgggatggcagtggacgatgttcaggcttctactgggaggaagagtatgttgaactcgtgcaaaaatatcttgcacaacaggcagatacggcggctaatgaggcagtgatccagccgaagaagcccaaagatgttgcacaatcgggggatctgtctgttttagttgagattggtcgcgaaatccttgtgctcctgaaat